A portion of the Desulfomicrobium apsheronum genome contains these proteins:
- a CDS encoding RepB family protein: MTGATRQARLRERRKDLHRLDLWISPESAEMLKALCRRYGMTQGPMIEKLVREKAAKEGDISES, translated from the coding sequence ATGACAGGCGCAACACGACAAGCAAGGCTTCGAGAGAGACGGAAGGATCTTCATCGGCTGGATCTGTGGATCAGCCCCGAATCGGCGGAAATGCTCAAGGCCCTTTGCAGGCGTTACGGCATGACGCAAGGGCCTATGATTGAGAAGCTGGTACGCGAGAAGGCCGCGAAGGAAGGCGATATTTCCGAGTCCTGA